One segment of Panicum virgatum strain AP13 chromosome 1K, P.virgatum_v5, whole genome shotgun sequence DNA contains the following:
- the LOC120645127 gene encoding alpha-1,6-mannosyl-glycoprotein 2-beta-N-acetylglucosaminyltransferase-like yields MPAASSSSSSHHYRTRLRSRTAPLLLLVVLAVFVVTELLRSSSRGGFTASARRAVSSPAKANHSAAPRKILLDPAFTPRLPRQSPLSLSLSARNALPPRNTGRFPALPDGHLKIVLYVHNRPRYLRLVVDSLSRVEGIGEALLIVSHDGYFPEMDRIVQGIDFCQVKQIFAPYSPHLFPDTFPGVSPGDCQSKDNAKEKGCKGDPDQYGNHRSPRIVSLKHHWWWMMNTVWDGLEETVDFDGHILFIEEDHYIFPNAYRNVQLLVDLKPKKCPGCYAINLAPSDVKAKGEGWESLVAEKMGNIGYAFNRTVWRKIHAKAKQFCAFDEYNWDITMWATVYPSFGAPVYSLRGPRRSAAHFGKCGLHQGQGSSNVCVDNGSGAVELEEIDKVPNIKSDWPVRIIQRQEGYQAGFKGWGGWGDRRDRELCLSFAYMYHVKDTSPA; encoded by the coding sequence atgcccgccgcctcctcctcctcctcgtcccacCACTACCGCACCCGCCTCCGCTCCCgcaccgcgccgctcctcctcctcgtcgtcctcgccgtctTCGTCGTCACCGAGCTCCTCCGCtccagcagccgcggcggcttcaccgcctccgcgcgccgggCCGTCTCCTCCCCCGCCAAGGCCAACcacagcgccgcgccgcgcaagATCCTGCTCGACCCGGCCTTCACCCCGCGGCTGCCGCGCCAGAGCCCGCTCTCCCTCTCGCTCTCCGCGCGCAACGCGCTGCCGCCCCGCAACACCGGCAGGTTCCCGGCCCTCCCCGACGGCCACCTCAAAATCGTGCTCTACGTGCACAACCGCCCCCGCTACCTCCGCCTCGTCGTCGACAGCCTCTCCCGCGTCGAGGGCATCGGGGAGGCGCTGCTCATCGTCAGCCACGACGGCTACTTCCCGGAGATGGACAGGATCGTGCAGGGCATCGACTTCTGCCAGGTGAAGCAGATCTTCGCGCCCTACTCGCCGCACCTCTTCCCGGATACCTTCCCCGGCGTCAGCCCCGGGGACTGCCAGAGCAAGGACAACGCCAAGGAGAAGGGGTGCAAGGGCGACCCGGACCAATACGGCAACCACCGGTCACCGAGAATCGTCTCTCTCAAGCACCAttggtggtggatgatgaacaCCGTGTGGGATGGGCTGGAGGAGACCGTGGACTTCGATGGCCACATTCTCTTCATAGAGGAGGACCACTACATCTTCCCTAACGCATACCGCAATGTGCAGCTGCTTGTGGATTTGAAGCCGAAGAAGTGTCCTGGATGCTATGCTATCAATTTGGCGCCATCAGATGTCAAGGCGAAAGGCGAAGGTTGGGAGAGCTTGGTTGCTGAGAAGATGGGTAACATTGGCTACGCCTTCAATAGAACAGTGTGGAGGAAGATTCATGCCAAGGCTAAGCAGTTTTGCGCATTTGATGAGTACAATTGGGATATAACCATGTGGGCAACCGTgtacccgtcatttggagctcCTGTTTACAGTCTCAGGGGACCAAGGAGAAGTGCCGCACATTTCGGCAAATGCGGCCTGCACCAAGGCCAAGGTTCAAGCAATGTCTGTGTGGATAATGGTTCAGGAGCTGTGGAATTAGAGGAGATTGACAAGGTCCCTAACATCAAATCTGATTGGCCAGTGCGCATCATCCAGAGGCAAGAGGGGTATCAGGCTGGTTTCAAAGGATGGGGTGGTTGGGGTGATCGGCGTGACCGCGAGCTATGCTTGAGTTTTGCATACATGTACCATGTTAAAGACACATCACCTGCATGA
- the LOC120645151 gene encoding serine/arginine repetitive matrix protein 2-like isoform X1 — MVIMAGMLPGVECARRRRLRQGGSSSGAAEAPCGTRRPSFCLYAGGHDHAHLGSAAASKERSSSSVCKEMMARAWTLDTNAREAKERLDQKLRGQRESLVKRARAPCDRRRRSHTHTQRARAAAAAAISTTRLLRRRRPYPRLARRQRRRGRCSGRCSRSRRTREARPGGGGSAGACWGGAGRRRRRRRRRRRRSARCAWRSSGRGTCWCTCPARTASTGPVACPGSRPPRAAPSAAPWSTSPPALPPTDRPAAGWLGVFSSSAGRSNAGPRRRAWQTQAMDTGGWHWQAGCG, encoded by the exons ATGGTCATCATGGCCGGGATGCTCCCCGGCGTGgagtgcgcgcggcggcggcggctccggcagGGCGGGTCGTcgtccggcgcggcggaggcgccgtgCGGGACGCGGCGGCCGTCCTTCTGCCTGTACGCCGGCGGCCACGACCACGCCCACCttggctcggcggcggcctccaaG gagaggagcagcagcagcgtgtGCAAGGAGATGATGGCGCGCGCGTGGACGCTGGACACCAACGCCCGGGAGGCGAAGGAGAGACTGGACCAGAAGCTCAGGGGGCAGAGAGAATCACTGGTCAAGAG AGCACGGGCACCGTGCGACCGCCGACGGCGAAGCCACACCCACACGCAACGAGcacgagcggcagcggcagcagcaatcTCCACCACTCGGCTactacggcggcgccggccataCCCGAGGCTGGCGCGACGCCAGCGGCGTCGTGGGCGCTGCAGCGGGAGGTGTTCTCGAAGCCGACGAACGCGGGAggcgcggcccggcggcggcggttcggctGGAGCCTGCTGGGGCggcgcaggccggcggcgacgtcggaggcggaggcggaggcgtcgGAGTGCGCGGTGTGCCTGGAGGAGCTCCGGGCGGGGGACGTGCTGGTGCACCTGCCCTGCGCGCACCGCTTCCACTGGTCCTGTGGCGTGCCCTGGGTCCAGGCCGCCTCGCGCTGCCCCGTCTGCCGCGCCCTGGTCCACCTCGCCTCCTGCCCTCCCCCCAACTGACCGACCTGCCGCGGGATGGCTTGGAGTCTTCTCTTCTTCGGCCGGACGGAGCAACGCGggaccgcgccgccgtgcgtgGCAGACCCAGGCCATGGACACGGGCGGATGGCATTGGCAGGCAGGCTGCGGGTGA
- the LOC120645151 gene encoding E3 ubiquitin-protein ligase AIP2-like isoform X2, with product MVIMAGMLPGVECARRRRLRQGGSSSGAAEAPCGTRRPSFCLYAGGHDHAHLGSAAASKERSSSSVCKEMMARAWTLDTNAREAKERLDQKLRGQRESLVKRNQSTGTVRPPTAKPHPHATSTSGSGSSNLHHSATTAAPAIPEAGATPAASWALQREVFSKPTNAGGAARRRRFGWSLLGRRRPAATSEAEAEASECAVCLEELRAGDVLVHLPCAHRFHWSCGVPWVQAASRCPVCRALVHLASCPPPN from the exons ATGGTCATCATGGCCGGGATGCTCCCCGGCGTGgagtgcgcgcggcggcggcggctccggcagGGCGGGTCGTcgtccggcgcggcggaggcgccgtgCGGGACGCGGCGGCCGTCCTTCTGCCTGTACGCCGGCGGCCACGACCACGCCCACCttggctcggcggcggcctccaaG gagaggagcagcagcagcgtgtGCAAGGAGATGATGGCGCGCGCGTGGACGCTGGACACCAACGCCCGGGAGGCGAAGGAGAGACTGGACCAGAAGCTCAGGGGGCAGAGAGAATCACTGGTCAAGAG GAATCAGAGCACGGGCACCGTGCGACCGCCGACGGCGAAGCCACACCCACACGCAACGAGcacgagcggcagcggcagcagcaatcTCCACCACTCGGCTactacggcggcgccggccataCCCGAGGCTGGCGCGACGCCAGCGGCGTCGTGGGCGCTGCAGCGGGAGGTGTTCTCGAAGCCGACGAACGCGGGAggcgcggcccggcggcggcggttcggctGGAGCCTGCTGGGGCggcgcaggccggcggcgacgtcggaggcggaggcggaggcgtcgGAGTGCGCGGTGTGCCTGGAGGAGCTCCGGGCGGGGGACGTGCTGGTGCACCTGCCCTGCGCGCACCGCTTCCACTGGTCCTGTGGCGTGCCCTGGGTCCAGGCCGCCTCGCGCTGCCCCGTCTGCCGCGCCCTGGTCCACCTCGCCTCCTGCCCTCCCCCCAACTGA
- the LOC120645137 gene encoding uncharacterized protein LOC120645137 isoform X1 gives MGAGSSRADAPSRRRARLGLGGCFGAGSSAAAAARDGGSFAADAPSSSRANEVQSQQSGRSVNGVNFHASLAAKDLQVSSESNPRLHSSSSTISHHLRFNHLNCHENKEDSLGTENAETSGLESSSRKAVMVTGSFSSEAVNVDIASRAGIGSIGSELGNVANTVPTDEIGGSISESDMHPSLMTSERILSDLEGEIAPQATSSTTVLTSEGSDISQSSLTSMSPNSSTASSGIREPTPDSIPTRADVPIFSGPHGQTGGSILHDDMMSIFSNDGLGRSRDSSSSETRRSHRRVLWDTFSRRGSRGYPESDADDLGFYSTWLDLGDDLFGELEESRYFHRRRHGSIRVSQYSRSRIREHRRAVFDSGNEQSTAACPLGIHQAGRCTCDSFLIAEESSARASISRIVMLTEALFEVLDEIHRQPASLSLSMVSVQAPESVVNSLPCKSYKKLATPQCSDDMEQCHICLTEYEDGEQIRTLPCKHEFHLQCVDKWLKEIHRVCPLCRGDVCEVAS, from the exons ATGGGCGCCGGGAGCAGCCGCGCCGAtgcgccgtcgcgccgccgggcgcgcctcggcctcggcgggtGCTTCGGAGCGggatcctccgccgccgcagccgctcgTGACGGCGGGAGCTTCGCCGCGGACGCGCCCTCGTCCTCGCGCGCTAACGAG GTACAATCTCAGCAATCAGGGCGATCAGTGAATGGAGTGAATTTTCATGCTTCTCTAGCTGCTAAGGATCTCCAGGTCTCCAGTGAGTCAAATCCAAGACTGCATTCGTCTTCAAGCACCATAAGCCATCATCTCAGATTCAATCACCTCAATTGTCATGAAAACAAGGAAGATAGCCTGGGGACTGAAAACGCTGAAACAAGTGGCCTTGAAAGCTCATCCAGAAAAGCTGTCATGGTTACGGGAAGTTTCAGTAGTGAAGCTGTTAATGTTGACATAGCATCGAGAGCAGGAATAGGTTCTATAGGATCAGAGCTCGGAAATGTTGCTAATACAGTCCCCACTGATGAAATTGGTGGTTCAATTTCTGAATCTGATATGCACCCCTCGTTGATGACATCTGAAAGGATCCTGTCTGACTTAGAAGGAGAGATCGCTCCTCAAGCAACTTCGTCCACAACTGTTCTGACAAGTGAAGGATCTGATATATCTCAATCTAGCTTGACATCTATGTCCCCTAACTCCTCAACTGCATCATCCGGGATACGAGAACCAACACCAGATTCAATCCCTACCAGAGCAGATGTTCCCATATTCAGTGGACCACATGGTCAGACTGGTGGGAGTATATTACATGATGATATGATGAGCATTTTCTCAAATGATGGTCTAGGACGCTCTAGAGATTCAAGCAGCAGTGAAACAAGGAGGAGTCACAGAAGGGTTCTATGGGATACATTTTCCAGGCGCGGCTCTAGAGGTTATCCTGAATCTGATGCTGATGACCTGGGATTTTACAGCACATGGCTAGACCTTGGTGATGACCTTTTTGGAGAGTTGGAGGAGTCAAGATATTTTCATCGCAGACGCCATGGTTCAATAAGAGTAAGCCAGTATTCAAGATCCCGG ATTAGGGAGCATCGTCGTGCTGTTTTTGATAGTGGCAATGAACAAAGCACTGCAGCTTGTCCTTTGGGGATTCATCAAGCTGGCCGATGCACCTGTGATTCTTTCTTGATTGCTGAAGAATCTAGTGCCCGAGCAAGTATATCAAGAATTGTCATGTTAACTGAGGCGTTATTTGAG GTGTTGGATGAAATTCACCGTCAACCTGCGTCACTTTCACTTTCTATGGTCTCTGTTCAGGCTCCTGAATCTGTAGTTAATTCATTGCCATGTAAGAGCTACAAAAAGCTTGCGACACCCCAATGCAGTGATGACATGGAACA GTGCCATATCTGCTTAACTGAATATGAGGATGGGGAACAGATAAGAACTCTTCCGTGCAAACACGAGTTTCACCTGCAGTGTGTTGACAAATGGCTGAAGGAAATACACAG GGTGTGCCCGTTGTGCCGTGGGGACGTCTGTGAAGTTGCCTCCTGA
- the LOC120645137 gene encoding uncharacterized protein LOC120645137 isoform X2, translating into MGAGSSRADAPSRRRARLGLGGCFGAGSSAAAAARDGGSFAADAPSSSRANEVQSQQSGRSVNGVNFHASLAAKDLQVSSESNPRLHSSSSTISHHLRFNHLNCHENKEDSLGTENAETSGLESSSRKAVMVTGSFSSEAVNVDIASRAGIGSIGSELGNVANTVPTDEIGGSISESDMHPSLMTSERILSDLEGEIAPQATSSTTVLTSEGSDISQSSLTSMSPNSSTASSGIREPTPDSIPTRADVPIFSGPHGQTGGSILHDDMMSIFSNDGLGRSRDSSSSETRRSHRRVLWDTFSRRGSRGYPESDADDLGFYSTWLDLGDDLFGELEESRYFHRRRHGSIRIREHRRAVFDSGNEQSTAACPLGIHQAGRCTCDSFLIAEESSARASISRIVMLTEALFEVLDEIHRQPASLSLSMVSVQAPESVVNSLPCKSYKKLATPQCSDDMEQCHICLTEYEDGEQIRTLPCKHEFHLQCVDKWLKEIHRVCPLCRGDVCEVAS; encoded by the exons ATGGGCGCCGGGAGCAGCCGCGCCGAtgcgccgtcgcgccgccgggcgcgcctcggcctcggcgggtGCTTCGGAGCGggatcctccgccgccgcagccgctcgTGACGGCGGGAGCTTCGCCGCGGACGCGCCCTCGTCCTCGCGCGCTAACGAG GTACAATCTCAGCAATCAGGGCGATCAGTGAATGGAGTGAATTTTCATGCTTCTCTAGCTGCTAAGGATCTCCAGGTCTCCAGTGAGTCAAATCCAAGACTGCATTCGTCTTCAAGCACCATAAGCCATCATCTCAGATTCAATCACCTCAATTGTCATGAAAACAAGGAAGATAGCCTGGGGACTGAAAACGCTGAAACAAGTGGCCTTGAAAGCTCATCCAGAAAAGCTGTCATGGTTACGGGAAGTTTCAGTAGTGAAGCTGTTAATGTTGACATAGCATCGAGAGCAGGAATAGGTTCTATAGGATCAGAGCTCGGAAATGTTGCTAATACAGTCCCCACTGATGAAATTGGTGGTTCAATTTCTGAATCTGATATGCACCCCTCGTTGATGACATCTGAAAGGATCCTGTCTGACTTAGAAGGAGAGATCGCTCCTCAAGCAACTTCGTCCACAACTGTTCTGACAAGTGAAGGATCTGATATATCTCAATCTAGCTTGACATCTATGTCCCCTAACTCCTCAACTGCATCATCCGGGATACGAGAACCAACACCAGATTCAATCCCTACCAGAGCAGATGTTCCCATATTCAGTGGACCACATGGTCAGACTGGTGGGAGTATATTACATGATGATATGATGAGCATTTTCTCAAATGATGGTCTAGGACGCTCTAGAGATTCAAGCAGCAGTGAAACAAGGAGGAGTCACAGAAGGGTTCTATGGGATACATTTTCCAGGCGCGGCTCTAGAGGTTATCCTGAATCTGATGCTGATGACCTGGGATTTTACAGCACATGGCTAGACCTTGGTGATGACCTTTTTGGAGAGTTGGAGGAGTCAAGATATTTTCATCGCAGACGCCATGGTTCAATAAGA ATTAGGGAGCATCGTCGTGCTGTTTTTGATAGTGGCAATGAACAAAGCACTGCAGCTTGTCCTTTGGGGATTCATCAAGCTGGCCGATGCACCTGTGATTCTTTCTTGATTGCTGAAGAATCTAGTGCCCGAGCAAGTATATCAAGAATTGTCATGTTAACTGAGGCGTTATTTGAG GTGTTGGATGAAATTCACCGTCAACCTGCGTCACTTTCACTTTCTATGGTCTCTGTTCAGGCTCCTGAATCTGTAGTTAATTCATTGCCATGTAAGAGCTACAAAAAGCTTGCGACACCCCAATGCAGTGATGACATGGAACA GTGCCATATCTGCTTAACTGAATATGAGGATGGGGAACAGATAAGAACTCTTCCGTGCAAACACGAGTTTCACCTGCAGTGTGTTGACAAATGGCTGAAGGAAATACACAG GGTGTGCCCGTTGTGCCGTGGGGACGTCTGTGAAGTTGCCTCCTGA